GGGGATGACCTGCCCGAAGGCGACGGTTACTTCTCCGTGCGCGGTGAGCTGATCTACACCCGTCCGGACGACGGTGATCTGGTGGTCAAGATTCGCCAGCAGCCCCGCTCCGACGGTCGTCGCCCGACCCCGTTCAAGCTGCAGCTAAAGGGCCAGGTGGATCCGGCCCATCTGCGCCATTTCGTCTCCCTGGACCTGCGCCGTGACGGGCAAACCCTGCAGGTCGAGAACCACGAAGTGATTGCTCCGGTGCCCCAACGGGCTGGCCGGGGTCGCGGCGGTGCCCGCGGCGGACGCCGCTAGGAACGGGATGCGGCCATGACTTCGCCGCCACCGTTGCGACTGGCGAGTTCCGATCAAGGCTCAACCGCGGCCCTGCGGGCCGGGGTTGCCGTCGCAGGCGTGAGTGTGGTGACGGTGGTGGGCCCCGTGCTGGGGCTCTCCCCTTGGCTGATTGCCGCTGCGGCGGGTGGGGCCCTGACGGCCCTCACCGTGGATGCGGCCCGCTTCGGTGGCCTGGGGGGCCATCTCTTGGCGGAATCGCTTCCCTTTGGCTTCGGCCGCGCACGGCTGCGGCGCATCGCGGTCCATGAGGCTGGTCACCTGCTATTGGCGGCTGAGAACCAGCTGCCGGTGAAGCAGGTCCTCGTGGGCAGCCGGGCGTGTTTGCGCCATGGTTTGCGGGTGAATGGCAGCACCGAGTTGGAGCCCCCCGCCCAGGTGAAGATGCCGCTGGAGGACCTGCGCCGTTGGAGCCGGGTGCTGCTGGCCGGGATGGTGGCCGAGACCGTGGAATACGGCGGCTCCCGTGGTGGCGCCGATGACCGGGCGCTGCTGGGGTGGCTTTGGGGGCTCTCCGGCCACGACGTGACGACGGCTCAGAACGAACAACGCCGGGCCCGCCGCGAGGTGCAGCAGTGGCTCGAGCAGCACCGCGAGCGGCTCCAGGCCAGCGCGGAGCAGCTTCTCCAGGAGGCCTGATGGGAGCCCTGGCGGTCGTCGATTGCCCGACGGGATTGGCCGGCAACATGCTGCTGGCGGCCCTGTTTGATTGCGGCCTGCCGGAAGACGCGGTCCACGAACCCCTGGCGGCCCTGGGTCTGGGCGGCCTCTATCGCCTGCAGCTCGAGGAGCGGCGCAGCGTGGGTCTGCGGGGGCTGCACCTGGAGGTGGAACCGCTCGAGCAGCAGCCGCCCCACCGCCATTGGGCCAGCCTGCGCGAGCAGATCCAGACCGCCCCGCTGGACCCCGTGCTGCGGAGCGACGTCTTGAAGGTGTTTGGCGTGCTGGCGGAGGCCGAAGCCGCCGTGCATGGGTCGGCACCGGAGCAGGTGCACTTCCACGAGGTGGGTGCCCTCGACGCGCTGGTGGATGTGGTCGGGGTCTGTGCCGGCCTGCGGCACTTCGGCGTGGAGCGCTTGATCTGCAGTCCGCCCCCCGCGGGCCATGGCCAGGTGACGACGGCCCATGGCCTTTTGCCAGTTCCCGTGCCTGCCGTGCTCGAGCTGGCCATACGCCATGGGGTTCCCATGGCCAGCAGCGCTGGCTTTCCCCCGGCTGAACTGACGACCCCCACCGGTTTGGCCTTGATGGTGGCCTTGGCGGAGGGCTTCGGCGCGGCACCGGCCCTCACCCCGAGCCGTCTGGGCATTGGCTTGGGCACGCGGGAGTTGGATCGCCCGAATCAGTTGCGCCTGCTGCTGGCTGAGACGGAGGTTGCCCCCGGGCCCGCCTTGCAGACGGTGGTGCAACAGCAGGCCCAGATCGACGACGCCACCCCGGAGGATCTGGCCTTTCTTCAGGAGGCTCTGCGGGAGGCGGGGGCCTTGGAGGTCTTCGCCCAGCCGGTGCTGATGAAGAAGGGACGCGCCGGCAGCTTGATCACGGCCCTGGCCTGGCCCGAGCAGGCCGAAGCCCTGCGCGCGATTTGGTGGCGCTTCGGCAGCAGCCTGGGGGTGCGGGAAGAGCTGCAGCAGCGCTGGGCCCTGCCCCGCCAGATCGAGGAGCATCAGACCCCTTGGGGCCCGGTGCGCTTCAAGACGTCGACACGGCCGGATGGCAGCGTGCGGCGCAAGCCGGAGTTTGAGGACCTGGTGCGGTTGGCCGAGGAGCGGCAGCTGCCCCTCGATCAGCTGCGCCAGGCCCTGCTGCAGTGGCGGGAGGAGCAGCGGTGATCGAGCGGCTCAGACGGGTCGCGCTGCCCGGGGGCGCCCGGCTGTGGTTGACCGCCGCCAGTGTTGCCTTTGTGGTCTCTGCGGTGGTGTCCCACGGCAGTCAGTTGCTGCAGTTGAGCCTGGATCGTCAGTCGTGGCTCTGGCTGGCCTTGGGCTTGGGTCTGAGTGCCTTGAGCCTGGTGGTCAATGGCCTGGCCTGGGGGGTGGTGCTGCGCTGGCTTGGGGCGATGCCCCGCTGGACGCCCGTGGTGTTGCTCTTTCTGGAGTCCAACCTGCGCAAGTACCTGCCTGGTGGGGTCTGGCACCTGCTGGCTCGGCTGCGGGCCCTGCGCGCGGGGGGACCCTGCCGGCAACCGCTGAGTGGGCGCCAGGCCCTTGGGGCGGTGCTGCTCGATCCGTTGTTGATGGCCGTGGCGGCCTTGGCGTTGGTGGCCCTGGGGGGTGGTGTCTCCTTGCTGGCCTTGCTGCCCCTGTTGGCCTTACTGCCCCGTTGGCTGAACCCGCTGCTGGAGGGTTTGGAGCGTCGCCGCGCGAAGGCCCTCGAGGTGGATCTCTCGGACCTGCGTTCGGGAAGCCTGCGCCTTCCGGGCTATCCCTGGGTCCCCCTGGCGGCGGAGTTGGTCTTTGTCCTGTGCCGCTTTGCCGGGTTTGCCTGCTGCGTTCAAGCCTTTGATCTGGCTTTCCAGCTGGATTGGCTCGGCTGGTTGTCGGGTTTTGCCCTGGCCTGGACCGCCGGTTTAGTCGTGCCGGCGGCCCCTGGCGGCTTGGGGGTGTTTGAAGCGGTCTTGGTGCTGCGCCTGGCCGCCGCCGTTCCCGAGGCTCCGCTGCTGGCCGTCGCCTTGAGCTATCGACTCGTGGTGTCTTTGGCGGATCTGTTGATGGCGGCCACCGCCCGCCGGGACCTGGCGGCGCTTCGCAACAGTGGGTATTGTTGAGAAGTGCCCTGAGGGAACGTCGTGCCTGCTGGTCCTGTCTCCCCGGTGCAGGCCGATGCGTTGCGCAGCTCCCTGCATGACCGGGGCCAGCGTCTGACGCCCCAGCGCCAACGGGTCTTGGCCCTGTTCGAGCGCCTCGGCGAGGGCAGTCACCTGAGCGCTGAGGAGGTGCATCAGCGCCTGCTCAAGGCCGATGAACGGGTCTCCCTGGCCACCGTCTATCGGACGCTGCGGCTCCTGAGTTCGATGGAGCTGCTCTGTGAACTCGAGCTGCCAGAAGGCGGGCGCCGCTTTGAGTTGGCCAGTGATGAGGCCCACCGGGACCATCACCATCTGGTCTGTGCGCGCTGCGGCCACACCGAAGAATTTGAGAGCGAAGCCGTGCTGCGGGCCGGCGGCGAGGCGGCGGCGCAGCACGGCTTCCAGTTGCTCAATTGTGTCTTGAACGTTCGGGCGCTCTGCCCGAGCTGCGCCCAGCAGGACGCCGAGGGCTAATCAGCGGCGGTTGACGCGAACGGGGACGAGGGCCGGCTGCATCAAGCCGCCGCCACCGTTGTCGTCGTCGGAATCGGTGCCGAGCCAGTAGATCAGGCCAACGAGCCCGAAAACCGTCGTGAGTGCAACGAACTCGGCCATCCAGGGGATACGGTTTGATACACCATAACGGCGTTTTTCGCTTCTGCTGTCGCGGTTGCTGCAGCTCAGAGGGGAGCGAGGGCGAGCAGGCCGCCGGCCAGCGCCAGCAGAGCGGCCCCGAGGGAAGCGCCGCCGCGCTCAAGCCTTTGGCTCAGCCAGGCGCTGGCGCCGACGACGGCGACCGAGCCCAGCAGTGCACCGGCCCACCAGAAGGAGCTGCCGCTGGACTCCAGGCCGTGGAGCAGGGCGTGGACCGAAACACCGCCGGCCACGGTCAGGGCCAGGATCTGACGGCTGCAGAGACCGCGCAGCACCAGAACCAAGACGGCGGCCACGGCGGAGAGCGCCAGGGCTGCCAGCACTTCGGCTCCAGGCAGTTGACCGCCGAAGCTGCCGAAGACCGAGCCGATCAGCGCTCCGGCCAGGGCGTAACCCAGGATTTGGCGGCCTGCCTGGGCGGCGCAGAGGCCAATGGCCACCAGCATCAGCAGGTGGTCCAGACCCAGCAGCGGGTGCAGGGCGCCATCGATGACTCCGTGCTCGGCGCCGCCATGGGCGCCGGCGGGCAGCACCGACAGCAGGCTCAGGCTGAGACCGGCGGCGGCGCTGCTCAGCAGTGATCGGGTCAGTTTGGAGGTCATGGCAGATCCGGTCCGCGCCGGTACTGAAGGGGAAGGACGGAGTGCGGCGAGCGTTCTGACTGGGGAGCGGCGCGCTCCCATCACAGCTGCGGGACAGTGCCGGATTCGCGCCGGACTTTCCTCGTTGCCTTCCTGGGCTGAATCCAGGAAACCGCTCCCCGGATTATTGCTTTAGGAGAAACCCTTGCCTGCATCCTTGGCGACGCAGGCCTGGAGTTGCTTGCGGATCTTGGCGTGGTCGAGGTTCTTCCCGATCACGACCAACTGGTTCTTGCGGTCGCTGGGCTTGCTCCACTCGCTGTCGTCGATGGAGAAGCGCTTGCCAGCCAGGTGGAAGACGTGGCGCTTGCTGCTCTCGTTGAACCAGAGGATTCCCTTGGCGCGGAAGACACCGGCGGGCAGCTGGTTGTCGAGGAAGTTCTGAAACTTCCTTAGGGAGAAGGGGTCTGCGCTGTCAAAGGAGAGGGACGTGAATCCCTCGATGGCGAGGTGATCGGCGTGGGAATGGTCGTGGGAGTGCCGGTGATCGTGGGCATGGCTGTGATCGTGGTCGTGGTGATCGTGGGAATGGTCGTGATCGTGCTCATGCACGCAGTGACCGTGGTCGTGGTCGCAGTCGTCGTGGTTTTGCTGCGCGGCCACCTTGTCGCTCTCAAAGAGGCCAACGCTGAGCAGGAGCGGCAGGCTGACCTCCCCTTTGACCGAGCGCAGGATCCGCGCATCGGTTTTGATCTCCCGCAGCTTCTCCTCCACGGCAGTGAGGCGCTCCTCGCTGACCAGGTCGCACTTGTTGAGCAAAAGGATGTCGCCATAGACCACCTGGGCCCGGGCCACTTCCCCAACAAGGATTTCGTCGCTGAAGTTCTCGGCATCGACCAGGGTGATGATCGAGTCGAGCCGGGTCTGATCCCGTAGATCACTTCCAATGAAGGTCATGGCCACCGGCAGCGGGTCGGCGAGACCCGTGGTTTCCACGACCAGATAGTCGACGGGATCCGGACGATCGAGGATTCGATAGACAGCGTCCAGCAGCTCCCCGTTGATGGAGCAGCAGATGCAGCCATTGCTGAGTTCGACCATGTCATCGCTGGTGGCGATGATCAGATCGTTGTCGATGCCGATCTCACCGAACTCGTTCACTAGAACAGCGGTTTTGACACCCTGCTGGTTGCTGAGAATGTGGTTCAGCAGCGTGGTTTTTCCCGCGCCAAGGAAGCCCGTCAGGATGGTGACGGGGAGCCCGCTATGGGCCTGATCCATCAGGCTGCTGCTCATGGTCAAGGCGGCTTGCTGCGGCTTCGAATCGTTCCTAAGTCTGGCTGGTTACGTGCTGGCAGAAAGACCAAGGTTGCTCCAAGCGTGAGAACTGTTATCATTCCCAAAATCGCTCCACGTATTTGTCGCG
This DNA window, taken from Synechococcus sp. LTW-R, encodes the following:
- the larC gene encoding nickel pincer cofactor biosynthesis protein LarC: MGALAVVDCPTGLAGNMLLAALFDCGLPEDAVHEPLAALGLGGLYRLQLEERRSVGLRGLHLEVEPLEQQPPHRHWASLREQIQTAPLDPVLRSDVLKVFGVLAEAEAAVHGSAPEQVHFHEVGALDALVDVVGVCAGLRHFGVERLICSPPPAGHGQVTTAHGLLPVPVPAVLELAIRHGVPMASSAGFPPAELTTPTGLALMVALAEGFGAAPALTPSRLGIGLGTRELDRPNQLRLLLAETEVAPGPALQTVVQQQAQIDDATPEDLAFLQEALREAGALEVFAQPVLMKKGRAGSLITALAWPEQAEALRAIWWRFGSSLGVREELQQRWALPRQIEEHQTPWGPVRFKTSTRPDGSVRRKPEFEDLVRLAEERQLPLDQLRQALLQWREEQR
- a CDS encoding lysylphosphatidylglycerol synthase domain-containing protein; protein product: MAGGAAVIERLRRVALPGGARLWLTAASVAFVVSAVVSHGSQLLQLSLDRQSWLWLALGLGLSALSLVVNGLAWGVVLRWLGAMPRWTPVVLLFLESNLRKYLPGGVWHLLARLRALRAGGPCRQPLSGRQALGAVLLDPLLMAVAALALVALGGGVSLLALLPLLALLPRWLNPLLEGLERRRAKALEVDLSDLRSGSLRLPGYPWVPLAAELVFVLCRFAGFACCVQAFDLAFQLDWLGWLSGFALAWTAGLVVPAAPGGLGVFEAVLVLRLAAAVPEAPLLAVALSYRLVVSLADLLMAATARRDLAALRNSGYC
- a CDS encoding Fur family transcriptional regulator, with amino-acid sequence MPAGPVSPVQADALRSSLHDRGQRLTPQRQRVLALFERLGEGSHLSAEEVHQRLLKADERVSLATVYRTLRLLSSMELLCELELPEGGRRFELASDEAHRDHHHLVCARCGHTEEFESEAVLRAGGEAAAQHGFQLLNCVLNVRALCPSCAQQDAEG
- a CDS encoding HupE/UreJ family protein, with translation MTSKLTRSLLSSAAAGLSLSLLSVLPAGAHGGAEHGVIDGALHPLLGLDHLLMLVAIGLCAAQAGRQILGYALAGALIGSVFGSFGGQLPGAEVLAALALSAVAAVLVLVLRGLCSRQILALTVAGGVSVHALLHGLESSGSSFWWAGALLGSVAVVGASAWLSQRLERGGASLGAALLALAGGLLALAPL
- a CDS encoding GTP-binding protein, with the protein product MSSSLMDQAHSGLPVTILTGFLGAGKTTLLNHILSNQQGVKTAVLVNEFGEIGIDNDLIIATSDDMVELSNGCICCSINGELLDAVYRILDRPDPVDYLVVETTGLADPLPVAMTFIGSDLRDQTRLDSIITLVDAENFSDEILVGEVARAQVVYGDILLLNKCDLVSEERLTAVEEKLREIKTDARILRSVKGEVSLPLLLSVGLFESDKVAAQQNHDDCDHDHGHCVHEHDHDHSHDHHDHDHSHAHDHRHSHDHSHADHLAIEGFTSLSFDSADPFSLRKFQNFLDNQLPAGVFRAKGILWFNESSKRHVFHLAGKRFSIDDSEWSKPSDRKNQLVVIGKNLDHAKIRKQLQACVAKDAGKGFS